A window of Streptomyces sp. Je 1-332 genomic DNA:
GTCGTCTCTTCCTTGGCGCGGCCTCGGCCGCCTTGGTGGGCGCGGGTACCGGGACCGGAACCGCAGCCACGGTCTCGGACAGCATCGCGCGAAGGGCCAGACACTGGACCTTCGAGAACGACTCCCTCAAGGCCACCGTCACCTACGAGCGAGGCGGCATCCAGCTCAGCAGGCTCCGCAACAAGCCTGCCGCACGCGACTACTTGAGCGGGCCCTCTCTGCTCTTCGCCCATGAACTCGACGACGGTGACACCGTCCGCGCGGACGACGGAGGGTGGACCCTGGGGGCGGCGAGCAGGGAACTCATCACCGTTCGCACGAAGGAGAAGTCCTGGCGGGTCGGCGAACGCATCCGCATCCCGCTGCGCAGAGCCACGCCCCGCCGGTTCGCCGTCACCCTGGTCTTCGAGATCTACGACGGTGAAGCGGGTCTGCGGTACTACACCCTCGTCCGTAACGAGGACGCGGCCCGCGAACTCACCCTGACCCGCTCCACGATTCTCGATCTGCGCCTTCCCGACGAGCCGCACACGCTCCACTACGTCCCGAACATGAAGTGGTTCAGCACCCGCGGATCGCTGAGCACAGAACCCGTCGGCAAGTCCTGGCCGAAGAAAGCTCTCACCGTGTACGACTCGGGGGACGGCTGGAGTGTGAGCCCCGAGCTCAACTGGAAGACGCAGCGCGGCAACGGCAATCACGAGACCGACTACATGCTGCCGCCGTTCGCCGGGATCAACGCCTGGCACGAGCAGGCGAGCGTCTCGGTCGACACACACCCCGAATCGCTGCGCCTGACGCTGTTCCCGCAGGAGGAGTTCGAGTACCTCGCGGTGAATCTCACCGTCTTCAAGGGCGATGTCGTCGACGGCAAGATGGCGGACGAGCTGCACTTCCGCAAGCGGTTCAAGTACCACCACACGACCACGCTGTTCCACCAGAACGACTGGGACTACCGGGGAGGCCCGGGTCAGGAACTGCCCCCCGGCTACTACTACGACGTCGTCATCCCGCAGACCAAGCGGGCGGGCCTCGACATGGTGATGCTCGACGACTACTGGAACACCACCCGCGACACCATCGAGCCCAGTGACTCGATGAAGAAGGCCATCACCAGCCTGGGCACACTCTCCAAGACCCTCAGGGACAACAGCCTCGGCTTCGGCCTGTGGTTCTCCCTCTCCGGCGGCGGACACCTCCAGGGGCGCGACCTCGCCGACCCGGCCCAACTCGCCTACAAGAGGCGGCAGATCGAGTCCCTGCTCAACGATCACGGTGTCACCCAGCACATGATCGACCTGACCGAGTACTGGCAGAACGAGAGGACGACGGCGTACTCCCACGCGGGCGACAACGTCTACCGCAAAGCGGTTCTCACTCGGAGCATGCTCGACGACCTGGTGACCGAGAACCCGCAGTATCTGCCCAAGCTCACCAGCGAACTCGACATCGCGCCCACCCAGGGCGACCGCAACAACGGCCTGCTGCACATCGCGTACAACGGCTGGAACACCTCCAACGGCGGCATCACCGGAGAGGACCTGTCGCTGCGCACCGCGCTCACCGCGTTCGGGCATCTGCCGATGAACTCGACGTACATGAACGGCGGCAAGATGACCGGCCGCATGGAGGACTACTACTCCTACATGGCTGTACGCGCGGTCAAGTTCGGCCAGGACCCTGGTGACGAGGCCAAGTGGCCCGATGCGGCGGTGAAGTTGATGGGCGTGTTCAACGCCTGGCGGAGGAGGCCGGAAATCACGGCCTTGACGGGCGGTCAGTTCCTCCCCGTCCACCTGGGCCAGGGGTGGGGTACCGCCGAGTGGGACAGCAGCGAAGGCCCGTACGTATGGATGTGGACGGATGACCGGCGCCGCCGGGCCCTGCTGATCGCGACCGGGGCCGGCACGGCGCAGACCCGTGTCGACGCCAAGGTGCGCTGGCTGGAGGACCGTACGACCTACGGCGTCACCGACATCACGATCGACGACGACGGCACGCAGGCCCGCGCCGCGAAGGGGGAGTTCACCGGCGAACAACTCCGTGTCGAAGGGCTGCCGGTCGATCTGTCCGAGAACACTTCGAAGGGCAAGGCCTTCTGGTTCGAGGCCAGGTGATCAGGGGCCAGGGGGCGGGGTGTCGGCCGCCGCACCGTCCGAGCGGGGTGATGGCGCGGGCGGCCATGTGGGGCGGTGCGCGGGGGGCAGGGCAAGCAGGGCCTGGCCCACCGTGAGATAGCGGGGCAAGATCTCCGTGCTGCCGGTCAGCGTCAGGAGTTCGGCGAGATGCCGACCGGCTCCCGCCAGCAGCAGCTGGCCCTCGCGGCGCCTCAGCAACCACCGCACTCCGAGCAGGCAGTTGAGCCCGCGGGAATCGCAGAACACCAGCGCCGTCACATCGAGCACGAGATGTCGATGACCCGCCATGACGGAGGCGCCGAGGGTGCGCAGAAAGAACTTCTCTCCGCTCTGGTCGAGTTCACCGCTCACCCGCAATACAGCGCACTCGTCACACCGTGCGAGCTCGTGGATGATGAGGCGATGGGTCTGCGTCGGCATCGCGCCTCCCTGTGGCCGCCCCGTTCCGGGTCCCCAGTCCATCCCTCCCCACGCCTCGCCCCTCCCATCCCGACACGGGGGCGGGCAAGTGACGCCGCCCACGCCCCCTGACCGGTCGGTAACCACGGGTGGTGGCATAGAACTGCGAGGGGGTTCGGCCGTCAGGCCGGGCGCCACATTGATGACCGATCCGGGTGACCGGGGATTGAGGGGGATTTACTCATGGCGCTCACCAGTTGGGGCTTCATCTACACCGCGGCAGGCAGCGAGGCGAGTGGTGAGGTGAACGTCGTCGACACGGGGCAGTGCCGCACGGTGCTCGTGGGGGTGCCCAAGCCGGAGGACGGCATCGAGGCCGCGCGCCGTCTGGTCGGTGAAGGTGTGCAGATGATCGAGCTGTGCGGAGGCTTCGGGCCCGTGTGGGCCGGGCGCATCATCGAGGCGATCGACGGCGCGGTCCCGGTGGGCGTCGTCGGTTACGGGCCCGAAGCGGTCGACCAGGTGCACGCGATCTTCTCCTGAGCCCAGAGGCGGGGCGGGCTCGGCCTTCCCCGCCCGGAGCGGCCGGATGGTAAGATCTTCGGTGTTCGTGTGATCCGGTATCGAGGATGTTGGGAGTTGGGGCTGATGACCGCGCTCAAGGCCACTGCCATGCGCAGCGCCCGGACCACCCTCACGTCCCGGGTCGCGGCCTGACCTCAGCTGGATTCGCCCTCGCTGGGAGCGTGAGCTCGCGGGGCACCACCCACACGAACCCACCATGAAACGGATCTCCGTCCATCATGAGCAATTCCAATTCCCATTCCATGAGCAATTCCCCGAGCCACACCTGGATCACGCGCGCCGAGACCAGCGCTGACATCCCCGCCATCCGTGCCGTCGTCGTCGCCGCGTTCGACACCCCGGCGGAGGCCGACCTCGTCGACGCGCTGCGCGCCGACCCCGCGTGGATCGACGGCCTTTCCGTCGTCACCGCCGACCAGGACGGCAAGATCGTCGGCCACGCGCTGCTGACCCGCTGCCGCATCGGGGACACCCCGGCCCTGTGCCTGGCTCCCGTCGCCGTACTCCCCGAGTACCAGAAGACCGGTGCCGGTTCCGCGGCGATCCGGGCCGCGCTCGACGTGGCCAGGGACCGGGGCGAGCGCTTCGTCACCGTCCTCGGGCACCCGGCGTACTACCCCCGGTTCGGCTTCACCCGCGCCTCCGCGTACGGGATCGGCATCAGCATCGAGGTTCCCGACGAGGCCATGATGGCTCTCGCCCTCGACGCGGGTCACCCGCTGCCCAGCGGCATGGTGCGCTACGCCGCGCCCTTCGGCATCTAGCCGAAACCTCGCCGTGCCGGGGCCGCCACGGCCCCGGCACGGCCCGGAAAAGTCGGTTGCGCACCCACCGTCCGGCGCCGGAGAGTGGGCGCATGACCACGCCCGCCACCCTTCCGTCCGGCCTTACGGTGCGCCCCGCGACGCTCGACGACGCGACGGCGGTGTGCGCGCTGCTCAACGAGATCGACCTGCTGGAGATCGGTCGCACGGACACCGAACTCGCCGATATCCAGGGCTACTTGAAGCATCCGGAGGTCGACCTGGAGCGCGACTCCTGGTTGCTGTTCGACGACGGGCGGCTGATTGCGTACGGGCTGCTGTGGGACGAGTCCGGCGGCGAGCAGATCGACACGGAGTGCTACGCGCTGCCCGGTCGGCCCCAGGCCACCCGCCAGCTGTTCGACCTGGTGGAGGCGCGTGCGGCGGAGCGGGCCGCCGCCAACGGAGCGGACCGGGCGGTGGTGCACCTGCACCTCAACATCGCCCCCACCATCGACCCGCGTGCGCTGCGCGGACGCGGCTGGACGACGGTCCGGCGCTACAACTCCATGGTCCGCCCCCTGTCCACGGCCACGGACCGGCTGCCCGAGCAGCCGCCCGGCGTGAGCCTGCGCCCCTGTCTGGCCGAGGAGGACCGGCGGCGCGCCCACGCGCTGCTTCAGGAGACCTTCGCCGACCACTTCGACTTCCACCCGCGTACGTACGACCAGTGGCTGGACGACATCGACGCCGAGCGCGCCGACTGGTCCCTGCTGTGGATCGCGCACGTCGACGGCGTCGGCGACGCGGCGGTGCTGCACGCCCGCAACGACCGCACCTCGATGGCGTGGATCAGCAGTCTCGGAGTGTTGCGCCAGGTCCGGGGCCGGGGTCTGGGCAGCTATCTCCTGCGCCACGCCTTCGGCCACTGCGCGGCGCTCGGCCGCGAGCGGATAGGCCTCGGCGTGGACACCAGCAACAGCAGCGGCGCTCTCGCCCTGTACGAGCGCCACGGCATGACCCTCGACTTCGCTCTCCAGGCCTGGGAGCTGATCCGCCCCGTCGCGCGCTGACGGATGCCTCCTGAGCCGGCGCCCCGCTACACGGCCGCCGGAAACGCGAACCGTACGCCGGTCAGCCGCTCCGAGAGATCCCACAGCCGCCGCCCGGTCTCCGTGTCCGTCGCCACGGGAGCCAGTTGCACCCGCGTCGGCGCGCCGCGCAGCTCGGCCATACCGCCGGGACCGATGAACTGACCGCTCTCCACTGCTGGTTCGGTCGCCGCGTACAGCTGGGGGAGTGCGCCGTCAGCCGGGCGCTGGGCGAACAGCGGGTTGCCGATGCGGCCGAGCAGCACGCGCCACAGGCCGATCGGAGTGCCCGTCTGGAGGTGGGTGGCGGTATAGCCGGGGTGGGCGAGCACGCTGCGCACCGGGCTGCGTGACTCGGCGAGGCGGAGGTGGAGTTCGCGGCCGAAGACGGCGTTGGCGAGCTTCGACTGGTTGTAGTAGCCCATGGGCTTGTAGCCGCGCTCGCCCGTCAGGTCGTCGAAGCGGATGCACCCCTGCCGATGGTTGATCGAACTCACCGTCACCACGCGCGGATCGGTCCCCGCGGCCAGCAGGTCGAGCAACAGGCCGGTGAGCGCGAAGTGGCCGAGGTGGTTGCAGGCGAACTGCAGCTCGTGGCCCTGCCTGCTGAGCGTGCGAGGCGGCGCCATCACGCCCGCGTTGTTGATGAGCACGTCGAGGCGCGGGTGGTCGGCGCGCAGCCGATCGGCGAAGCCGCGGACCGAATCGAGGTCGGCCAGGTCGAGGCGGCGCACTTCGAGGCTCGCGTCCGGCTGTCCCGCGGTGATCTCCGCTACCGCTCGCCGGCCCTTCTCTTCGTCGCGGACCGCTAGGACCACGTGCCCGCCTTGCCGGGCGAGTGCCCGGGTGGTCGCCAGACCGAGGCCGCTGTTGGCTCCGGTGACGACGAACACCCGCTCGGTCTGGTCGGGGATCTGCTCGGTTGTCCAGCGCTGTTGCTGCGTCATGCGGCACATGTTGTCGCCGGTGGCACTCAGTGTCAAGAGGCGCCTGAGTGTCATGAAAGGCATGGCGTGTACCATGAGCAGGTGAGTCCGCGACCCGAAGTGACCATGGCCGAGCGCAAACGGCAGCTCGTCTCGAACGAGTTGACCGAAGCGGCGCTGCAGCTCCTTGCCCGAAAGGGGTTCGACGCGGTCACCATCGACGAGATCGTGACCACGGCGGGCGTCTCCCGGCGGACGTTCTTCCGTTACTTCGCCTCCAAGGAGGACGTGGTCGTCCAGTTCCTGGCCGACATGGGAGTCGGTATCCACGCGGAGTTGGCGGCGCGACCCGCCGACGAGCGGCCCTCCGTGGCGCTGCGGCACGCGGTCTGGGTTCCCCTCGCCGCATGTGGCGACCACTGCGAGCGGGTGCTGCCCGTGGTGCGGCTGATTCTGCGCACCCCGGCCCTGCGCGCCCGCTTCCTGGAGCACCAGGCGCAGTGGGGCGACGACCTGACGGGGGAGGTGGCGCGACGTCTGGGGCGCGACGCGGGCGTGGATCTGTACCCACGGCTGGCCGCCGGGATGGCGCTGTCCGCCTTCGACGCCGTGCTGCAACGGTGGAGCGACAGTGACGGCGTCGAGGATCCGGCCGCGCTGACCGACCGGGCCTTCGCCGTCATCGCCCCCGCGCTGGACGCGTCGGAAGCGTAGGCCCGGGGGCCCTGTCGGTGGCCATCTCGGTGGGCCGGTGTCGGAGGGACAGTGCCGGCGGGCCGGTCCCGGCGGGAGGGCGCCGGCGGGCCGGTCCCGGAGGGGCGGTGGCCTCCATGCCTCTCGCGGGCTGGCATCATCGAGGGATGTCTGACTTGATCATCGCCGCCTGTGACGGAGCCGCGAAGAAGAATCCCGGCCCTGCGGCCTGGGCCTGGGTGGTCGCCGATGCCGACGAGCGCCCGCAGCGGTGGGAGGCGGGGCCGCTCGGTGACACGACCAACAACGTGGCCGAACTGACGGCCCTGGCCGAGCTGTTGGAGTCCACGGACCCGGCCGTGCCGCTGGAGGTCCGCATGGACAGTCAGTACGCGATGAACGCGGTTACCAAGTGGATCGCGTCCTGGAAGCGCAACGGCTGGCTGACCGCGGCGAAGAAGCCGGTGGCCAACAAGGACCTCGTCGTCCGCATCGACGCACTCCTCCAGGGCCGGGCCGTGACCTTCCGGCACGTCGCGGCCCACCAGGCGGACGGTGACCACCTCAACGCGATCGCCGACGTCGCGGCCAGCGACGCCGCGACGACGCAGCAGTCCGCCGGAACCGCACACGGCGCCCTCACGATCCCGGAGCCCCGGCCCGAGCGCATGACCGCCTCACCTGCCGCCGCCCGGCCGCGCAAGAGCGCCACCTCCCGGTCGGGCAAGGGGAGTTCGGGCGGCGTCATCAAGGCCAAGTTCCCCGGCCGCTGCCACTGCCAGAAGCCCTACGCCGCGGGAGAGAAGATCGCGAAGAACGCGCACGGCTGGGGTCACGTGGAGTGCCGGGACGCCTGAGGCCTGGGCCATGCGCGCTCACGTGCAGGGGCGCGGCGGCGGGCGGGGCCGGCGGGACGAGGACGCTAGGAGGGGCCGTCGGGTAGGCGGCCAGGGCCGGTGAGCGGTGCGGTATCCGTCATCCTGGGGCTCCTTGTCGAGGCTGGTCGTTACTGGGTCCTCGCTGGTCCTGGCGCGGCCAGGCTGGTCCTGGCCGCTCGCCCCTTGGCGCGACTCCTGCTACGACAGCGAGTCGACGGCCACCGAGGTCGCTTCCGCGATGAGCTTGTCGGAGGGTTCGGCGTCCTTCTTGCCTCGGTTCGACAGGATCGCCATGACGATGGGGGCGCTGTCGGGGGGCCAGACCACGGCGATGTCGTTGCGGGCGCCGTAGTAGCTGCCGGTTCCCGTCTTGTCGCCCACCACCCAGTTCTTGGGCACACCGGCCCGGATGGTGTGGTCCCCGGTGGTGTTGCTCTTCAGCCACTTGGTGAGCTGGGCGCGCTCGCCCTTGCGGAGAGCGTCCCCGAGGACGAACGCACGCAGGTCCTTGGCCAGCGCCCGGGGCGTGGACGTGTCGCGCTTCTCGCCGGGAACCCATGTGCTCAACTCGGGCTCGATGCGGTCCATTTGCGTGACGTCATCGCCCATCTTCTCCAGGACGCCGTCCAGGCCCTTGGGCCCGCCGAGCTGGTCGAAGAGCAGGTTGGCGGCGGCGTTGTCGCTGTAGCGGACGGCGGCGTCGCACAGTTCGCCCAGGGTCATCCCGGTGTCGACGTGCTTCTCGGTCACGGGCGAGTTGGCGACCAGATCGTCCTTGGAGTACGTGATCCTCCGGTCGAGGCCGCTCAGGGAGTACTTGCGCAGCACGGCTCCGGCGGCGAGCGCCTTGAACGTGGAGTTGTAGGCGAAGCGCTCACCGGCGTTGTAGGCGACCTCGCGTCCGGTGCCGGTATCGATGGCGTAGAGGCCGAGCCGCGCGTCGAACTTGCGCTCAAGTGCCTTGAGACCGGGGGCGAACGGCTTCTTCGCCCCCGCGGGCTTCGTGGTTCCTGCGGACGTCGTGCTCGCCGTTGACGGCGACGACGAAGCCGATGGCTCGTCATCGGCGCAGGCCACGAGCGGTACGAGGCAGAGCGTGGCGACCGCGCCGAGAGCGGCGCGACGGACGCGGGTGAGCTGCATGGGCAAAACCTCCGGGGCGCCGCAGAGACTGGGCGCATAGCTAGAGACCGGGCGTATGGCGGACGGGGCGGCACGGTTCCGTTGCTTTACGTGGTCGTGCGTGCCAGAGCCACCCTCGCCCCGCCGTGCGTATGCGGTCCAATACGCTCCTGCGTGGTTCCATGCTGATCTGGCATAGGATCCGGGGCGTGGATCTGGTGGGAGCGTGTCGCGCGTTCGTCAGCGTGAGCGAGTACGGCAGCTTCACCGACGGGGCGGCCGCGGCGCGGATGTCCCAGTCGGTGGCCAGCCGTCGCGTCGCCGCGCTCGAGGAACGCTTCGGTGAGCCGCTGTTCGAGCGCACCTCGCGCCGCGCGGTTCTGACGCCCTTCGGGCGGGACATGCTGCCGACAGCCAGGCAGCTCGTGCAGGCGGCGGACGTGCTCCTCGACGAGGCGGAAGCGGTCAAACGCAAGCCCTGGCGGCTCGCGGTGCCCGGCATCTGCTCGACGGCCGGCCTCGCCCGTCTCGTCGCCGAGGCACGCGGCGACGGAGTCACACTCGACCTGCGGGTGGCGGCGCCGACCCGGCGCAGGGAGCTCCTCCACGCCCAGCAGGTGCGCGCCGCGCTGCTCGCGGTACCCGCGGACGAGGCGACATGGTCCGTGCCGCTGGGGCTCGCCGGTGTCGGTGACCCCGGCGTGCGGCGCGTCTTCCTCGAGACCCTCCGGGTCGGCCGCGCGGCCACCGGTCCGGCCCGCCGCGTCTGGATCCAGCCGGAGGACGACGTGCCGCACATCCGCGATCCCCTGACCCGGCTGCGCGACGCGCTGGGCCTGCGGCCCGCGCAGCTCGTCGCCGCGGCCGACCTGACGAGCGCCGCAGCCGAAGTACTGTGCTCGGGCGACCTGTTGCTGTGTTCCCTCGCGCAGGCCGAGGAACTCGCCCTGACCTGGCGGCCCATCGGTGAGGTCACCCTCGGCCGGGGGTTCGCCCTGGCCGCCGCGGCGGACGGCAA
This region includes:
- a CDS encoding STAS domain-containing protein translates to MPTQTHRLIIHELARCDECAVLRVSGELDQSGEKFFLRTLGASVMAGHRHLVLDVTALVFCDSRGLNCLLGVRWLLRRREGQLLLAGAGRHLAELLTLTGSTEILPRYLTVGQALLALPPAHRPTWPPAPSPRSDGAAADTPPPGP
- a CDS encoding DUF6506 family protein, translated to MALTSWGFIYTAAGSEASGEVNVVDTGQCRTVLVGVPKPEDGIEAARRLVGEGVQMIELCGGFGPVWAGRIIEAIDGAVPVGVVGYGPEAVDQVHAIFS
- a CDS encoding N-acetyltransferase is translated as MSNSPSHTWITRAETSADIPAIRAVVVAAFDTPAEADLVDALRADPAWIDGLSVVTADQDGKIVGHALLTRCRIGDTPALCLAPVAVLPEYQKTGAGSAAIRAALDVARDRGERFVTVLGHPAYYPRFGFTRASAYGIGISIEVPDEAMMALALDAGHPLPSGMVRYAAPFGI
- a CDS encoding GNAT family N-acetyltransferase, whose translation is MTTPATLPSGLTVRPATLDDATAVCALLNEIDLLEIGRTDTELADIQGYLKHPEVDLERDSWLLFDDGRLIAYGLLWDESGGEQIDTECYALPGRPQATRQLFDLVEARAAERAAANGADRAVVHLHLNIAPTIDPRALRGRGWTTVRRYNSMVRPLSTATDRLPEQPPGVSLRPCLAEEDRRRAHALLQETFADHFDFHPRTYDQWLDDIDAERADWSLLWIAHVDGVGDAAVLHARNDRTSMAWISSLGVLRQVRGRGLGSYLLRHAFGHCAALGRERIGLGVDTSNSSGALALYERHGMTLDFALQAWELIRPVAR
- a CDS encoding oxidoreductase, whose translation is MTQQQRWTTEQIPDQTERVFVVTGANSGLGLATTRALARQGGHVVLAVRDEEKGRRAVAEITAGQPDASLEVRRLDLADLDSVRGFADRLRADHPRLDVLINNAGVMAPPRTLSRQGHELQFACNHLGHFALTGLLLDLLAAGTDPRVVTVSSINHRQGCIRFDDLTGERGYKPMGYYNQSKLANAVFGRELHLRLAESRSPVRSVLAHPGYTATHLQTGTPIGLWRVLLGRIGNPLFAQRPADGALPQLYAATEPAVESGQFIGPGGMAELRGAPTRVQLAPVATDTETGRRLWDLSERLTGVRFAFPAAV
- a CDS encoding TetR family transcriptional regulator — translated: MAERKRQLVSNELTEAALQLLARKGFDAVTIDEIVTTAGVSRRTFFRYFASKEDVVVQFLADMGVGIHAELAARPADERPSVALRHAVWVPLAACGDHCERVLPVVRLILRTPALRARFLEHQAQWGDDLTGEVARRLGRDAGVDLYPRLAAGMALSAFDAVLQRWSDSDGVEDPAALTDRAFAVIAPALDASEA
- a CDS encoding ribonuclease H, yielding MSDLIIAACDGAAKKNPGPAAWAWVVADADERPQRWEAGPLGDTTNNVAELTALAELLESTDPAVPLEVRMDSQYAMNAVTKWIASWKRNGWLTAAKKPVANKDLVVRIDALLQGRAVTFRHVAAHQADGDHLNAIADVAASDAATTQQSAGTAHGALTIPEPRPERMTASPAAARPRKSATSRSGKGSSGGVIKAKFPGRCHCQKPYAAGEKIAKNAHGWGHVECRDA
- the bla gene encoding class A beta-lactamase, coding for MQLTRVRRAALGAVATLCLVPLVACADDEPSASSSPSTASTTSAGTTKPAGAKKPFAPGLKALERKFDARLGLYAIDTGTGREVAYNAGERFAYNSTFKALAAGAVLRKYSLSGLDRRITYSKDDLVANSPVTEKHVDTGMTLGELCDAAVRYSDNAAANLLFDQLGGPKGLDGVLEKMGDDVTQMDRIEPELSTWVPGEKRDTSTPRALAKDLRAFVLGDALRKGERAQLTKWLKSNTTGDHTIRAGVPKNWVVGDKTGTGSYYGARNDIAVVWPPDSAPIVMAILSNRGKKDAEPSDKLIAEATSVAVDSLS
- a CDS encoding LysR family transcriptional regulator; amino-acid sequence: MDLVGACRAFVSVSEYGSFTDGAAAARMSQSVASRRVAALEERFGEPLFERTSRRAVLTPFGRDMLPTARQLVQAADVLLDEAEAVKRKPWRLAVPGICSTAGLARLVAEARGDGVTLDLRVAAPTRRRELLHAQQVRAALLAVPADEATWSVPLGLAGVGDPGVRRVFLETLRVGRAATGPARRVWIQPEDDVPHIRDPLTRLRDALGLRPAQLVAAADLTSAAAEVLCSGDLLLCSLAQAEELALTWRPIGEVTLGRGFALAAAADGNPQHIEARLGDAIARCLGVGDEAVRAGTAQGAGH